The sequence GAATGTTAAGGCTGACAAGAGTATATTTAGTGAGGCTTGCCAAACACACAGCTCAGCGGGTAGCACACGTCAGGAGGTCGCGGATCCAAGTTCAGAGACTACAGCCTGGCCAATACTCCTAGTGCGTTACTGAGGGGTGCCAGGTTCCCTCTGCTCTTACAGGGGATACAAAAGTACCAACAAAACTATAGTGTAAAAGAAAAGTCCAAGTCCCGcccaatcttttaaaaaaaatcactcaaccGACACCATTCAAAACAGATTATCGGGCcactttcctgttttttttgtggGAGCGTGCTGTATACAAAATGGCTGTTTTCATTCATAACAAACTATCCTGAAGGACCTTATTGACTGTGCCACCTGGAAAGAAAAAATTGCTATTATAAATACAACTCaacttccttaaaaaaaactccaaatgtATACATTAGAAAATAAAACCAGCTGCTCACAGGAACAGAAAGACAGCAAGGGCAAGCCAGGGGAAGAGCTCAAAAATAGAGTCAGGCATCATCAGGGTTCAAAGGAGgggcaacaaaaaaaaaggatcaAGAAGAGAACATTCAGCCCTTACCACTGACCCTAGCCCATCACTCAATTGGATGATGTGTATCTGAACATTGCATAACTCCATCTTTGATATTCTTATCCTACAAAATTCCAATCGCTTTCAGTCTTTGACTCTGAACTTTTGGGGGAgcgaattccagatttccaggacTTGGGAAGAATGGTCTTACTGCACGACAAGCAGACTTGAAGGACCACACGACttactctcctcttccatcgggtagaagatacaggagcctgaaggcacgtaccaccagacttaaggacagcttctaccccactgtgataagactattgaacggttcccttaatacaatgagatggactctgacctcacgatctaccttgttgtgaccttgcaccttattgcactgcactttctctgtagctgtgacactttactctgttctgttactgtttttacctgtactacatcaatgcactctgtgctaacccaatgtaactgcactgtgtaatgaattgacccgtacaatcggtttgcaagacaggtttttccactgtacctcggtacacgtgacaataataaaccaatacttctgCTCTCATCTCACATGCTTGGGAAGTTCAGCCCGACCTACCTGATGTGTGTGGGGTCACTTCACCCACCTGCTTTGATTCTGCAACTCTATTCCCTTCACTAACATAAAATAACAACTTAAGCTTTGAAGTTTTCAATGAATTATTCCCCCACTCCCTAGAAGTCTTTTTTGGGATATCTGCTCCCATGCAGAGAGGGGCTTTCTGACATCACCCAGGAGTGGCCTGGATCTAATTTCAACGTTATTCCCTCCTTGTCCCGTCAGCGAGTACCTTGGAAATAAGTTCGTCGTGGTTGGCGAGGTGTGCCCGGCAGTGGATGCAACTGTACGTCCTGTGGCAGGTGGGAAGGTAGGCCTGGAACGTCTTGGATCTCGTCATCTTCACCATGGGGGCCACCGGACGCAGCGCGAACTCcgggctgctccacgaggcgctGAGGCAGGTGGGTTCGCACGGGAAACACTGGAGCACGCAGGTGAAGGCCGTGGTGTGGCGGGCAAGCGGTGTGGCAGGTCTCCACACGCTGTTGGGCACCGGGGTGgggacggagggggggggggggaaggggggcacCGGCCTCGCAATGAGGGAGCGACAGCCCAGGACACCGGCGTCTAACTCACCAACCTGGCACAGAGAGAACCAT comes from Pristis pectinata isolate sPriPec2 chromosome 21, sPriPec2.1.pri, whole genome shotgun sequence and encodes:
- the ypel2a gene encoding protein yippee-like 2 isoform X1, whose amino-acid sequence is MMIALSSTNEWFSLCQVGELDAGVLGCRSLIARPVPPFPPPPSVPTPVPNSVWRPATPLARHTTAFTCVLQCFPCEPTCLSASWSSPEFALRPVAPMVKMTRSKTFQAYLPTCHRTYSCIHCRAHLANHDELISKSFQGSQGRAYLFNSVVNVGCGPAEERVLLTGLHAVADIYCENCKTTLGWKYEHAFESSQKYKEGKYIIELAHMIKDNGWE